One window of Curtobacterium sp. 458 genomic DNA carries:
- a CDS encoding bifunctional riboflavin kinase/FAD synthetase, which produces MQYYDDLADVADGFGPSAVTIGKFDGVHVGHRAVIAHLERAAEQQGLVSTVVTFDRHPLSVIDPVKTPPALTSTAQRRELLDQVGVDATVLLHFDQDLQSKEPEDFVSEILVGTLHARLVFVGSDFRFGRRGAGDVALLRRLGERYGFTVELIDDVDLVDDVRPAGERRVSSTWIRELLGVGRVAEAARLLGREHAVRSVVVHGNQRGRAMGYPTANLDPHCEGFVPADGVYAARVLHEGTVYPAAVSVGNNPTFEGVPEKQIEAHLLDVDIDLYGDTIAVLFVSYVRGMVKFSSMDELAEQMRQDDRDIRLLLGLPAPV; this is translated from the coding sequence GTGCAGTACTACGACGACCTCGCCGACGTGGCCGACGGCTTCGGGCCGAGCGCCGTGACCATCGGCAAGTTCGACGGCGTGCACGTCGGCCACCGTGCCGTCATCGCGCACCTCGAACGCGCGGCGGAGCAGCAGGGACTCGTGTCGACCGTCGTCACCTTCGATCGTCACCCGCTCAGCGTGATCGACCCCGTGAAGACCCCGCCGGCGCTGACGAGCACGGCGCAGCGTCGGGAGCTGCTCGACCAGGTGGGTGTCGACGCGACGGTGCTCCTGCACTTCGACCAGGACCTCCAGTCGAAGGAGCCCGAGGACTTCGTGTCCGAGATCCTCGTCGGCACGCTGCACGCACGGTTGGTGTTCGTCGGGAGCGACTTCCGCTTCGGTCGTCGCGGCGCCGGCGACGTCGCGCTGCTCCGCCGTCTGGGGGAGCGGTACGGGTTCACGGTCGAGCTCATCGACGACGTGGACCTCGTCGACGACGTCCGGCCGGCCGGCGAGCGTCGGGTGTCCTCGACGTGGATCCGCGAGCTCCTCGGTGTCGGGCGTGTCGCCGAGGCCGCGCGGCTCCTCGGCCGCGAGCACGCGGTGCGCAGCGTCGTCGTGCACGGCAACCAGCGGGGCCGCGCGATGGGGTACCCGACCGCCAACCTCGACCCGCACTGCGAGGGCTTCGTCCCCGCCGACGGTGTCTACGCCGCTCGTGTGCTGCACGAGGGCACGGTGTACCCGGCGGCGGTGTCGGTCGGCAACAACCCGACGTTCGAGGGGGTGCCGGAGAAGCAGATCGAGGCGCACCTGCTCGACGTCGACATCGACCTCTACGGCGACACGATCGCGGTCTTGTTCGTCTCGTACGTCCGCGGCATGGTGAAGTTCTCGTCCATGGACGAGCTCGCCGAGCAGATGCGGCAGGACGACCGCGACATCCGCCTGCTCCTCGGGTTGCCCGCACCCGTCTGA
- the aroC gene encoding chorismate synthase → MLRWLTAGESHGPELIAMLEGLPAGVPVSFESIRTDLARRKLGYGRGSRMKFEQDELHVSGGVRHGYSLGSPIAIRIGNTEWPKWVEVMSPEPIEQTEMSRGRSAPLTRPRPGHADLVGMQKYGFDEARPILERASARETAARVALGAVAKSFLAELGMRSVAHTLQVGTVRVPDGTALPLPDDVDRLDDDQLRCFDAETSARMVTEVEAAKKDGDTLGGVVEVLFYGVPPGLGSHVQWDRRLDARLAAAIMGIQAIKGVEVGDGFATAGRRGSEAHDELYREDGEIVRTTDRAGGTEGGMSTGTVLRVRAGMKPIATVPHALHTIDVTTGEDASAHHQRSDVCAVPASGVVAEAMVALVLADAVLEKFGGDSVAETKRNLDAYLASIPETLRSRRTESADTTPVL, encoded by the coding sequence ATGCTTCGTTGGTTGACTGCTGGTGAGTCCCACGGACCCGAACTGATCGCGATGCTCGAGGGTCTGCCCGCGGGTGTCCCGGTGTCGTTCGAGTCCATTCGTACCGACCTCGCGCGCCGCAAGCTCGGGTACGGCCGGGGCTCCCGCATGAAGTTCGAGCAGGACGAGCTGCACGTGTCCGGCGGTGTGCGGCACGGCTACTCCCTCGGCAGCCCGATCGCGATCCGCATCGGCAACACCGAGTGGCCGAAGTGGGTCGAGGTCATGAGCCCCGAGCCGATCGAGCAGACCGAGATGTCGCGTGGGCGCTCGGCGCCGCTGACCCGCCCGCGACCCGGTCACGCCGACCTCGTCGGGATGCAGAAGTACGGCTTCGACGAGGCCCGCCCGATCCTCGAACGCGCCTCCGCACGCGAGACCGCCGCCCGCGTGGCACTCGGCGCCGTCGCGAAGTCCTTCCTCGCCGAGCTCGGCATGCGATCGGTGGCGCACACGCTCCAGGTCGGGACCGTCCGTGTCCCGGACGGCACGGCCCTGCCGCTCCCCGACGACGTCGACCGTCTCGACGATGACCAGCTGCGCTGCTTCGACGCGGAGACCTCGGCGCGGATGGTCACCGAGGTCGAAGCCGCGAAGAAGGACGGCGACACCCTCGGCGGCGTCGTCGAGGTCCTCTTCTACGGCGTGCCGCCTGGGCTCGGGTCGCACGTGCAGTGGGACCGACGACTCGACGCCCGTCTCGCCGCAGCGATCATGGGCATCCAGGCGATCAAGGGGGTCGAGGTCGGCGACGGCTTCGCGACCGCCGGTCGCCGCGGCTCCGAGGCCCACGACGAGCTCTACCGCGAGGACGGCGAGATCGTCCGGACCACCGACCGTGCCGGCGGCACCGAGGGCGGCATGTCCACGGGGACCGTGCTGCGGGTCCGCGCCGGCATGAAGCCGATCGCGACCGTGCCGCACGCGCTGCACACCATCGACGTCACGACGGGGGAGGACGCCTCCGCGCACCACCAGCGTTCCGACGTCTGCGCCGTCCCCGCTTCGGGCGTCGTCGCCGAGGCGATGGTCGCGCTCGTCCTCGCCGACGCGGTCCTCGAGAAGTTCGGCGGCGACAGCGTGGCGGAGACGAAGCGGAACCTCGACGCGTACCTCGCGTCGATCCCCGAGACGCTCCGTTCCCGTCGTACCGAGTCGGCGGACACCACACCCGTCCTGTGA
- a CDS encoding DUF349 domain-containing protein: protein MGSDEATTWGRVDENGTVYVRYEDGERAVGEYPDATADEALAYFARKYADLEGQVKIAEQRVQRGASANDVSRTVAHLREQLADARVVGDIKSLEDRVQALTDQVGSLTKEQAEQAQQALTEALAYRAALVEEAEGLAAVDPARAQWKQITAQLDDVFARWQQHQHDGPRIPKNEANELWKRFRAARSTVDQHRRAFYSELDAQHRDARSRKQDLVAQAEALAPRGSDAIPTYRQLLDDWKRAGRAGKRHDDALWARFKAAGDVLFEQRHAEAAIENEEFSANLEAKQALLTEAEPLLQETDRVAARRTLTGIQRRWDEIGKVPRGDVRRIEDRLRQIEDHVRSLEDEHWKASDPERKARQTGLASQLEDAIGKLESELAAAKESGDARKIKDAQEALDARKIWLDALGG, encoded by the coding sequence GTGGGATCTGACGAAGCAACGACCTGGGGGCGGGTCGACGAGAACGGGACGGTGTACGTCCGGTACGAAGACGGCGAGCGAGCCGTCGGCGAGTACCCGGACGCCACCGCGGACGAGGCCCTCGCCTACTTCGCGCGGAAGTACGCCGACCTGGAGGGCCAGGTGAAGATCGCCGAGCAGCGCGTCCAGCGCGGCGCCAGCGCGAACGACGTGTCCCGTACCGTCGCACACCTCCGCGAGCAGCTCGCCGACGCCCGCGTCGTCGGTGACATCAAGTCGCTCGAGGACCGCGTGCAGGCGCTCACCGACCAGGTCGGGTCGCTCACGAAGGAGCAGGCCGAGCAGGCGCAGCAGGCGCTGACCGAGGCGCTCGCGTACCGCGCCGCCCTCGTGGAAGAGGCCGAGGGCCTCGCGGCGGTGGACCCGGCGCGTGCCCAGTGGAAGCAGATCACCGCGCAGCTCGACGACGTGTTCGCACGGTGGCAGCAGCACCAGCACGACGGCCCGCGCATCCCCAAGAACGAGGCCAACGAGCTCTGGAAGCGGTTCCGCGCCGCCCGCTCGACCGTGGACCAGCACCGTCGGGCGTTCTACTCGGAACTCGACGCCCAGCACCGCGACGCCCGGAGCCGCAAGCAGGACCTCGTCGCGCAGGCCGAAGCGCTCGCGCCGCGCGGCTCCGACGCGATCCCGACCTACCGGCAGCTGCTGGACGACTGGAAGCGTGCGGGCCGGGCGGGCAAGCGGCACGACGACGCACTGTGGGCACGGTTCAAGGCGGCCGGTGACGTCCTCTTCGAGCAGCGTCACGCCGAGGCTGCCATCGAGAACGAGGAGTTCTCCGCCAACCTCGAGGCCAAGCAGGCACTCCTGACCGAGGCCGAGCCGCTGCTGCAGGAGACCGACCGGGTGGCCGCGCGTCGGACCCTCACGGGCATCCAGCGCCGGTGGGACGAGATCGGCAAGGTGCCCCGCGGGGACGTCCGTCGCATCGAGGACCGCCTGCGCCAGATCGAGGACCACGTCCGGAGCCTCGAGGACGAGCACTGGAAGGCCTCGGACCCGGAGCGCAAGGCCCGGCAGACCGGCCTCGCGAGCCAGCTCGAGGACGCCATCGGCAAGCTCGAGTCCGAGCTCGCGGCGGCGAAGGAGTCCGGGGACGCCCGGAAGATCAAGGACGCGCAAGAGGCCCTCGACGCCCGGAAGATCTGGCTCGACGCGCTCGGCGGCTGA
- the ruvX gene encoding Holliday junction resolvase RuvX, which yields MRSGRRLGIDVGRARIGVAVCDRDGLLATPVETVRRDDKTDLGRILAIADEYDVLEVVVGLPLSMSGGDTPSTEDARVFAARIAEHRPVRLVDERLSTVTAQRGLHQAGRNTKKSRAVIDQAAAVIILQHALDHERASGAPPGAELP from the coding sequence ATCCGGTCCGGGCGACGGCTCGGCATCGACGTCGGCCGTGCCCGGATCGGGGTCGCCGTGTGCGACCGCGACGGGCTGCTCGCGACGCCGGTCGAGACCGTCCGCCGCGACGACAAGACCGACCTCGGGCGGATCCTCGCGATCGCGGACGAGTACGACGTCCTCGAGGTGGTCGTCGGGCTGCCGCTGTCGATGTCCGGCGGAGACACTCCGTCGACCGAGGACGCGCGGGTGTTCGCCGCCCGGATCGCCGAGCACCGTCCGGTCCGGCTCGTGGACGAGCGGCTGTCGACCGTCACGGCACAGCGCGGCCTGCACCAGGCCGGGCGGAACACGAAGAAGTCCCGCGCCGTGATCGACCAAGCGGCCGCTGTTATCATTCTGCAACACGCGCTCGACCACGAGCGTGCGTCCGGCGCCCCACCAGGGGCCGAGCTCCCCTGA
- a CDS encoding replication-associated recombination protein A: MNAPTTGGRAGLAQGSVPLAVRMRPTSLDEVAGQQHLLGRGSPLVQLATGTRENPGGVSVILWGPPGTGKTTLAQAIARQSGREFVELSAVTAGVKDVREVMEKALAHRDLYGSTTVLFLDEIHRFSKAQQDALLPGVENGWVILIAATTENPSFSVISPLLSRSLLLTLKPLTDADLGMLVDRAVEDPRGLGGGVVLGDEARAAIVRLASGDARRALTALEAAAGSASAAQDDDDDTVPVVDADTVAAAVDRALLRYDRQGDEHYDVISAFIKSVRGSDVDAALHYLARMIEAGEDPRFIARRIIISASEDIGMADPQALPIAVAAAQAVQLIGMPEGRIPLAEAVVYLATAPKSNASYNGVNQAIADVKAGRMGVVPTHLRDAHYPGAKRLGHGKGYVYSHDAEHGVARQQYLPDALEGTEYYIPTTNGFEREVGPRLERLRKITRGE; encoded by the coding sequence ATGAACGCGCCCACCACGGGTGGGCGAGCGGGGCTCGCCCAGGGTTCCGTGCCGCTCGCGGTGCGGATGCGACCGACCTCCCTCGACGAGGTCGCCGGTCAGCAGCACCTCCTCGGCCGGGGGTCGCCCCTCGTGCAGCTCGCCACCGGCACGCGCGAGAACCCCGGCGGCGTCTCCGTGATCCTCTGGGGGCCTCCGGGCACCGGCAAGACGACGCTCGCGCAGGCGATCGCCCGACAGTCGGGCCGCGAGTTCGTCGAGCTCTCGGCGGTCACCGCGGGCGTGAAGGACGTGCGTGAGGTGATGGAGAAGGCGCTCGCGCACCGTGACCTCTACGGGTCGACCACCGTCCTCTTCCTCGACGAGATCCACCGCTTCAGCAAGGCCCAGCAGGACGCACTGCTGCCGGGGGTCGAGAACGGGTGGGTGATCCTCATCGCGGCGACGACCGAGAACCCGTCGTTCTCGGTGATCTCGCCGCTGCTGTCCCGTTCCCTCCTGCTGACGCTCAAGCCGCTCACCGACGCCGACCTCGGCATGCTCGTCGACCGCGCGGTCGAGGACCCCCGCGGTCTCGGCGGCGGGGTCGTCCTCGGCGACGAGGCCCGGGCGGCGATCGTCCGGCTCGCCTCCGGCGACGCGCGTCGTGCGCTGACCGCGCTCGAGGCGGCCGCCGGATCGGCGTCGGCCGCGCAGGACGATGACGACGACACCGTCCCGGTGGTCGATGCCGACACGGTGGCGGCCGCGGTGGACCGGGCCCTGCTGCGGTACGACCGGCAAGGTGACGAGCACTACGACGTCATCAGCGCCTTCATCAAGTCGGTGCGGGGGAGCGACGTCGACGCCGCGCTGCACTACCTGGCCCGGATGATCGAGGCCGGCGAGGACCCGCGGTTCATCGCCCGGCGCATCATCATCTCGGCGTCCGAGGACATCGGCATGGCGGACCCGCAGGCGCTGCCCATCGCCGTCGCAGCCGCGCAGGCGGTGCAGCTGATCGGCATGCCCGAGGGGCGCATCCCGCTGGCAGAGGCCGTCGTGTACCTCGCGACAGCGCCGAAGTCGAACGCGTCGTACAACGGCGTGAACCAGGCCATCGCGGACGTCAAGGCCGGGCGCATGGGCGTGGTACCGACCCACCTGCGCGATGCCCACTACCCGGGGGCGAAGCGGCTCGGGCACGGCAAGGGCTACGTCTACTCGCACGACGCCGAACACGGTGTCGCCCGGCAGCAGTACCTGCCCGACGCGCTCGAGGGCACCGAGTACTACATCCCCACGACGAACGGCTTCGAGCGCGAGGTCGGCCCGCGGCTCGAACGACTCCGGAAGATCACGCGGGGCGAGTAG
- the mltG gene encoding endolytic transglycosylase MltG: protein MADDLDWNAIISPAGDGGRRRPGDDAASDDDRPLSRREARAREAERAAAAEQQHADAGPDGQRGDQQRGGAQPVDEQRLDADPVDDQSPPVTRRDRDRPVSPADAPVATSADELHPEVTALLTGEHVVPQDEVARATAAGAGEGRGGGGRASRPGREPRPPRRRGPLIAGIVIVAIVLAGGVAGYGFIAPKIQQVVAAVTGAQESDDYSGDGTGKVTITIRQGDIGEDVAKTLQRSDVVKSSKVFYKLLLQSPEVQFQPGSYTLKKEMSSKAALAALQDPSNAVKASIVIPEGTALKDIEAGMVSKAGLTEAEVSAAAKDVSAYGLPANAKTLEGWLFPATYPINPGWTAKQYFQSMVDTMKEHLASAGVAEGDQERVIVFASLVQKEAGLAADYPKVARVFQNRLDIDMPLQSDATVAYGTGNTHRVTTTDAERDDASNEYNTYVHKGLPPAPISNPGDIAIKAVTNMAQGKWLYFVTVNLETGETVFSDTYAEHQVAVAKFQAWLRAHPDYQ from the coding sequence TTGGCAGACGACCTGGACTGGAACGCGATCATCTCGCCCGCCGGTGACGGCGGGCGGCGACGACCCGGCGACGACGCCGCGTCGGACGACGATCGCCCGCTGTCACGCCGAGAGGCGCGCGCACGAGAGGCCGAACGCGCCGCAGCCGCGGAGCAGCAGCACGCGGACGCCGGCCCCGACGGGCAGCGTGGCGACCAGCAGCGTGGGGGTGCCCAGCCCGTCGACGAGCAGCGCCTGGACGCCGATCCCGTCGACGACCAGTCTCCGCCGGTCACGCGACGTGACCGTGACCGTCCGGTGTCGCCGGCCGACGCACCCGTCGCGACCAGCGCCGACGAGCTGCACCCCGAGGTGACCGCCCTGCTCACCGGTGAGCACGTCGTGCCGCAGGACGAGGTGGCACGAGCCACGGCAGCAGGAGCCGGCGAGGGGCGTGGCGGGGGAGGCCGTGCCTCCAGACCGGGTCGCGAACCGCGACCACCGCGCCGCCGCGGACCGCTCATCGCAGGGATCGTGATCGTGGCGATCGTCCTCGCCGGCGGGGTCGCCGGGTACGGGTTCATCGCGCCGAAGATCCAGCAGGTCGTCGCCGCCGTCACCGGAGCGCAGGAGTCGGACGACTACAGCGGCGACGGGACCGGCAAGGTCACCATCACCATCCGACAGGGTGACATCGGCGAGGACGTCGCGAAGACCCTCCAGCGCAGCGACGTCGTGAAGAGCTCGAAGGTCTTCTACAAGCTCCTGCTGCAGTCGCCCGAGGTGCAGTTCCAGCCCGGCTCGTACACCCTGAAGAAGGAGATGAGCTCGAAGGCGGCCCTCGCGGCGCTGCAGGACCCGTCGAACGCCGTGAAGGCGTCGATCGTCATCCCCGAGGGCACGGCGCTGAAGGACATCGAGGCAGGCATGGTCTCGAAGGCCGGTCTCACCGAGGCCGAGGTCTCGGCCGCCGCGAAGGACGTCTCCGCTTACGGGCTCCCGGCGAACGCGAAGACCCTCGAGGGGTGGCTCTTCCCGGCGACCTACCCGATCAACCCGGGGTGGACCGCGAAGCAGTACTTCCAGTCCATGGTCGACACCATGAAGGAACACCTGGCGTCCGCAGGCGTGGCCGAGGGCGACCAGGAGCGCGTGATCGTCTTCGCGTCGCTCGTGCAGAAGGAGGCCGGCCTCGCGGCGGACTACCCGAAGGTCGCGCGGGTCTTCCAGAACCGGCTCGACATCGACATGCCGCTGCAGTCCGACGCCACCGTCGCGTACGGGACCGGGAACACGCACCGCGTGACCACGACCGACGCCGAGCGGGACGACGCCTCGAACGAGTACAACACCTACGTGCACAAGGGGCTGCCGCCGGCACCGATCTCGAACCCGGGCGACATCGCGATCAAGGCCGTGACGAACATGGCGCAGGGCAAGTGGCTGTACTTCGTGACGGTGAACCTCGAGACCGGCGAGACGGTGTTCTCGGACACCTACGCCGAGCACCAGGTCGCGGTGGCGAAGTTCCAGGCGTGGCTGCGGGCGCACCCCGACTACCAGTAG
- a CDS encoding peptidylprolyl isomerase encodes MAPKNQARDNREARERLRLYQARQGLHERQRRRRVRDNVVGGIVLVVVAALATGSQLAFAGAQGSGKASASASATATPTPSATAGNTGDVPSKSIAKGSTWTGTLTLNKDVRLGIELDGQKAPQAASVEIKLIQEQFYNGTTCHRLADSTSLQFLQCGSANGDGTGDAGFQYGPLENVPSDGDYAKGTIAIARSSSPYSQSTQFFIVTGDTTLDGSTGGYTVVGKVTSGLSDLVSEITSKGISDPGSDGTGEPKVKTTITGATIEREQ; translated from the coding sequence GTGGCACCGAAGAACCAGGCGCGTGACAACCGTGAGGCGCGCGAGCGCCTCCGTCTCTACCAGGCCCGCCAGGGCCTGCACGAGCGGCAACGGCGACGTCGGGTCCGGGACAACGTCGTGGGCGGGATCGTGCTCGTCGTCGTGGCCGCCCTCGCGACGGGGTCGCAGCTCGCCTTCGCCGGCGCGCAGGGCTCCGGGAAGGCCAGCGCGAGTGCCTCGGCCACCGCGACACCCACCCCGAGCGCGACCGCCGGGAACACCGGCGACGTGCCGAGCAAGTCCATCGCGAAGGGCTCGACCTGGACCGGCACCCTCACGCTGAACAAGGACGTGCGGCTCGGCATCGAGCTCGACGGGCAGAAGGCCCCCCAGGCGGCGAGTGTCGAGATCAAGCTCATCCAGGAGCAGTTCTACAACGGGACCACGTGCCACCGACTCGCCGACAGCACGAGCCTGCAGTTCCTCCAGTGCGGCTCGGCGAACGGCGACGGGACCGGCGACGCCGGGTTCCAGTACGGCCCGCTCGAGAACGTGCCGAGCGACGGGGACTACGCGAAGGGCACCATCGCCATCGCCCGGAGCTCGTCGCCGTACTCGCAGTCCACCCAGTTCTTCATCGTCACCGGAGACACCACGCTCGACGGCTCGACCGGCGGCTACACGGTCGTCGGCAAGGTCACGAGCGGGCTGTCCGACCTCGTCTCCGAGATCACCTCGAAGGGCATCTCGGACCCCGGCAGCGACGGCACGGGCGAGCCGAAGGTGAAGACGACGATCACCGGCGCGACCATCGAGCGCGAGCAGTAG
- the rpsD gene encoding 30S ribosomal protein S4, whose product MSTKSRTRSKTRLSRALGIPLTPKAARYLEKRPYGPGEHGRTRRRADSDYAVRLREKQRLRAQYGIREKQLRIVFEEARKTKGLTGENLVELLEQRLDALVLRAGFARTTAQARQLIVHRHILVDGKLVDRPSFRVKEGQLIHVKQRSESLEPFQVAAAGGHQEVLPKVPGYLEVEIDKLQARLVRRPKRAEVPVTCEVQLVVEYYAAR is encoded by the coding sequence GTGTCTACCAAGTCACGTACCCGTAGCAAGACCCGCCTCTCCCGCGCGCTCGGCATCCCGCTGACGCCGAAGGCGGCCCGTTACCTCGAGAAGCGCCCCTACGGCCCCGGTGAGCACGGCCGTACCCGCCGTCGCGCGGACAGCGACTACGCCGTCCGTCTCCGTGAGAAGCAGCGTCTGCGCGCCCAGTACGGCATCCGCGAGAAGCAGCTCCGCATCGTCTTCGAAGAGGCCCGCAAGACGAAGGGCCTGACCGGTGAGAACCTGGTCGAGCTCCTCGAGCAGCGCCTCGACGCCCTCGTGCTGCGTGCCGGCTTCGCCCGCACCACCGCGCAGGCCCGTCAGCTGATCGTGCACCGTCACATCCTCGTCGACGGCAAGCTCGTCGACCGTCCGTCCTTCCGCGTGAAGGAGGGGCAGCTCATCCACGTGAAGCAGCGCTCCGAGTCCCTCGAGCCGTTCCAGGTCGCCGCCGCCGGTGGGCACCAGGAAGTCCTGCCGAAGGTCCCGGGCTACCTCGAGGTCGAGATCGACAAGCTCCAGGCCCGCCTCGTGCGTCGCCCGAAGCGCGCCGAGGTCCCCGTGACCTGTGAAGTGCAGCTCGTCGTCGAGTACTACGCAGCGCGCTGA
- the alaS gene encoding alanine--tRNA ligase has translation MQTAEIRRRWLQFFGDRGHTVVPSASLVSDDPSLLFTVAGMVPFIPYLTGLVPAPYPRATSVQKCIRTNDIEEVGKTPRHGTFFQMNGNFSFGDYFKEQAIQYAWELLTTPESDGGLGFSPDDLWVTVYEDDDEAIAFWKRHSSLPDERIQRLGKDTNYWSTGQPGPAGPCSEIFFDRGPAYGIDGGPATDDDRYVEIWNLVFMQYQIADVRSKYDFEITGELPNKNIDTGMGLERVAFIKQGVDNMYEIDQVRPVLDKAAEVSGRRYGAVHEDDVRMRVIADHVRSALMLIADGVSPSNEGRGYILRRLLRRTVRAMRLLGVEGATFPQLFPASRDAMQDAYPEVASDYDRIARIAYAEEETFLRTLAQGTTILDVAVERAKADGKPAIGGDTAFLLHDTFGFPIDLTLEMAEEAGVDVDRGAFDTLMSEQRARAKADAKSKKTALADLSVYSAFRAKGETTFLGYDALEAETSVLGIIVDGVSVDRAVAGDIAEVVLGETSLYAESGGQDADQGSIIGNGFDLEVLDVQRPVTGLWSHTVQVRSGEVGVGDAATTVVDAEYRRGATQAHSATHLVNAALRDILGPEALQAGSYNKSGYMRLDFSWSQPVSLETRSEIEDVVNNAIRSDLEVSTRVLPLAEAKELGAQALFGEKYGAEVRMVDIGGPWSRELCGGTHVASSAQVGLVNLVGESSVGSTNRRVEALVGLEGFRDLAVERTIVSQLSSALKAPREDLPTRIQSLMDDLKTAQKRIAEFESANLQQRVPAIARTASTVGATTVVAEKVDGVQSGDDLRSLATGVRAQLGDGAAVVVLGAVVNEKPVVIVATNDAARAAGVQAGPLAKEAAGVLGGGGGGKPDLAQGGGTDAAALPAALRAVTARLAG, from the coding sequence ATGCAGACCGCAGAGATCCGCCGCCGTTGGCTCCAGTTCTTCGGCGACCGCGGGCACACCGTCGTCCCGTCCGCGTCGCTCGTCTCGGACGACCCGTCGCTCCTGTTCACGGTGGCCGGCATGGTCCCGTTCATCCCGTACCTCACCGGGCTCGTCCCGGCGCCGTACCCGCGGGCGACGAGCGTGCAGAAGTGCATCCGCACGAACGACATCGAAGAGGTCGGCAAGACCCCGCGCCACGGCACGTTCTTCCAGATGAACGGCAACTTCTCGTTCGGCGACTACTTCAAGGAGCAGGCGATCCAGTACGCCTGGGAACTCCTGACGACGCCGGAGTCCGACGGCGGCCTCGGCTTCTCGCCCGACGACCTGTGGGTCACGGTGTACGAGGACGACGACGAGGCGATCGCGTTCTGGAAGCGGCACTCGTCCCTGCCCGACGAGCGGATCCAGCGGCTCGGCAAGGACACCAACTACTGGTCGACCGGGCAGCCCGGTCCGGCCGGCCCGTGCTCGGAGATCTTCTTCGACCGCGGCCCGGCGTACGGCATCGACGGCGGCCCGGCGACGGACGACGACCGCTACGTCGAGATCTGGAACCTCGTCTTCATGCAGTACCAGATCGCCGACGTGCGGTCGAAGTACGACTTCGAGATCACCGGTGAACTGCCGAACAAGAACATCGACACCGGCATGGGCCTGGAGCGCGTCGCGTTCATCAAGCAGGGCGTCGACAACATGTACGAGATCGACCAGGTGCGCCCGGTCCTCGACAAGGCGGCGGAGGTCTCCGGCCGCCGGTACGGCGCCGTGCACGAGGACGACGTCCGGATGCGCGTCATCGCCGACCACGTCCGCTCGGCGCTCATGCTCATCGCCGACGGTGTCTCGCCGTCGAACGAGGGGCGCGGCTACATCCTCCGTCGCCTCCTCCGCCGCACGGTGCGCGCCATGCGGCTCCTCGGCGTCGAGGGCGCGACGTTCCCGCAGCTCTTCCCGGCGTCGCGCGACGCGATGCAGGACGCCTACCCGGAGGTCGCGTCCGACTACGACCGCATCGCCCGCATCGCCTACGCGGAGGAGGAGACCTTCCTCCGCACGCTGGCGCAGGGCACGACGATCCTCGACGTGGCGGTCGAACGTGCGAAGGCGGACGGCAAGCCCGCGATCGGCGGCGACACCGCGTTCCTGCTGCACGACACGTTCGGCTTCCCGATCGACCTGACGCTCGAGATGGCCGAGGAGGCCGGGGTCGACGTCGACCGTGGCGCCTTCGACACCCTGATGTCCGAGCAGCGTGCCCGTGCGAAGGCGGACGCGAAGAGCAAGAAGACCGCCCTGGCGGACCTCAGCGTCTACAGCGCGTTCCGGGCCAAGGGCGAGACGACGTTCCTCGGGTACGACGCGCTCGAGGCCGAGACCTCCGTCCTGGGCATCATCGTCGACGGCGTCAGCGTGGACCGTGCGGTCGCGGGCGACATCGCCGAGGTCGTCCTCGGCGAGACCTCGCTGTACGCGGAGTCCGGCGGTCAGGACGCCGACCAGGGCTCGATCATCGGCAACGGCTTCGACCTCGAGGTCCTCGACGTCCAGCGCCCGGTGACCGGGCTCTGGAGCCACACCGTGCAGGTCCGCTCGGGCGAGGTCGGTGTCGGCGACGCCGCCACGACCGTGGTCGACGCGGAGTACCGCCGCGGTGCGACCCAGGCCCACTCCGCGACGCACCTCGTGAACGCGGCGCTGCGGGACATCCTCGGCCCGGAGGCGCTGCAGGCCGGCTCGTACAACAAGTCCGGCTACATGCGTCTCGACTTCTCCTGGTCGCAGCCGGTGTCGCTCGAGACGCGCTCCGAGATCGAGGACGTCGTGAACAACGCGATCCGCTCGGACCTCGAGGTCTCGACGCGCGTGCTCCCGCTGGCCGAGGCGAAGGAACTCGGTGCGCAGGCGCTGTTCGGCGAGAAGTACGGCGCCGAGGTCCGCATGGTCGACATCGGCGGCCCGTGGTCGCGCGAGCTCTGCGGTGGCACCCACGTGGCGTCGAGCGCGCAGGTCGGACTCGTCAACCTCGTGGGGGAGTCGAGCGTCGGTTCGACGAACCGCCGCGTCGAGGCCCTCGTCGGACTCGAGGGCTTCCGTGACCTCGCGGTCGAGCGGACGATCGTGTCCCAGCTGTCGAGCGCGCTCAAGGCCCCGCGAGAGGACCTCCCGACGCGCATCCAGTCCCTCATGGACGACCTGAAGACCGCGCAGAAGCGGATCGCCGAGTTCGAGTCGGCGAACCTGCAGCAGCGCGTGCCGGCGATCGCGCGGACGGCGTCGACCGTCGGCGCCACGACCGTCGTGGCGGAGAAAGTCGACGGTGTCCAGTCGGGCGACGACCTCCGGTCCCTCGCGACCGGGGTCCGTGCGCAGCTCGGCGACGGTGCGGCCGTCGTCGTGCTCGGCGCCGTCGTGAACGAGAAGCCGGTGGTCATCGTCGCGACGAACGACGCGGCACGCGCCGCGGGCGTCCAGGCCGGCCCGCTCGCCAAGGAGGCCGCCGGCGTCCTCGGCGGCGGAGGCGGCGGCAAGCCCGACCTCGCCCAGGGCGGCGGCACGGACGCGGCGGCGCTGCCCGCGGCGCTCCGAGCCGTGACCGCCCGCCTGGCTGGCTGA